A genomic region of Streptomyces rimosus contains the following coding sequences:
- the kdpB gene encoding potassium-transporting ATPase subunit KdpB, giving the protein MQPLAPDEQQNVPTSPTDTIAPNPHTDRDTHTGPTTPTRPTRSHRSRPQPLTPGVLSPSHLLSCLPDALRKLHPKTLVHHPVLFVVAAGALLTTLSAVLDPSVFAWTISVWLWLTVVFANLAEAVAEGRGKAQAETLRRTRGDTVARRLRSWRVGMGEWEYEEETVPAADLQPYDIVIVDAGATVPGDGEVVQGAASVDESAITGESAPVIREAGGDRSGVTGGTTVLSDRIIVRITSRPGRTFLDRMIALVEGTTRQKTPNELALNILLAALTVVFLLAVVSLQPMAGYAGAAQPLTVLIALLVTLIPTTIGALLSAIGIAGMDRLVQRNVLALSGRAVEAAGDVNTLLLDKTGTITYGNRRADTFVPLDGVPHAQLADAAQLSSLADGTPEGRSIVALAQEKYGIRVRTEGEMGAARWVAFSAQTRMSGVDLAWSGGCLVRKGAAGAVRDWVTRLGGQVPPEAGWIVDSIAAGGGTPLLVAVADRHGARVLGAVHLKDVVKEGIARRFAELRTMGIKTVMVTGDNPLTARSIAAEAGVDDYIAEATPEQKLARIRQEQEGGNLVAMTGDGTNDAPALAQADVGVAMNTGTSAAKEAGNMVDLDSNPTKLIEIVAVGKQLLITRGALTTFSICNDVAKYFAIVPAMFSAVYPGLGALNIMGLHSPTSAIASAIIFNALIIVALIPLALRGVRYQPSSAHALLRRNLGVYGLGGLVAPFLGIKLIDLVLQLVPGM; this is encoded by the coding sequence ATGCAGCCTCTGGCTCCGGACGAGCAGCAGAACGTTCCCACGTCCCCCACCGACACCATCGCGCCCAACCCCCATACCGACCGCGATACCCACACGGGCCCCACCACCCCCACCCGTCCAACCCGCTCACACCGAAGCCGCCCCCAACCCCTCACCCCCGGAGTCCTGTCCCCCTCCCACCTCCTCTCCTGCCTCCCCGACGCCCTCCGCAAGCTGCACCCGAAAACGCTCGTCCATCACCCGGTGCTGTTCGTCGTGGCCGCCGGCGCGCTGCTCACCACGCTCTCGGCCGTCCTCGACCCGAGCGTCTTCGCCTGGACGATCAGTGTCTGGCTCTGGCTCACCGTCGTCTTCGCGAACCTGGCCGAAGCGGTCGCGGAAGGCCGCGGCAAGGCGCAGGCCGAAACGTTGCGCCGGACGCGCGGCGACACCGTCGCGCGACGGCTGCGCAGCTGGCGGGTCGGAATGGGGGAGTGGGAGTACGAGGAGGAGACGGTACCGGCCGCCGACCTTCAGCCGTACGACATCGTCATCGTGGACGCGGGCGCGACGGTACCCGGCGACGGCGAAGTGGTGCAGGGCGCCGCGTCCGTCGACGAATCGGCGATCACGGGCGAATCGGCCCCGGTCATCCGCGAGGCGGGCGGCGACCGTTCCGGGGTCACGGGCGGTACGACGGTGCTGTCCGACCGCATCATCGTCCGCATCACCTCCCGCCCCGGCAGAACCTTCCTCGACCGCATGATCGCGCTCGTGGAAGGCACGACCCGGCAGAAGACCCCGAACGAACTGGCGCTGAACATCCTGCTCGCCGCGCTCACCGTCGTCTTCCTGCTGGCCGTCGTCTCGCTCCAGCCGATGGCCGGTTACGCGGGCGCCGCCCAGCCGCTGACCGTACTGATCGCGCTGCTCGTCACCCTCATCCCGACGACCATCGGCGCGCTGCTGTCGGCCATCGGCATCGCCGGGATGGACCGGCTCGTCCAGCGCAACGTCTTGGCCCTGTCCGGCCGGGCCGTCGAGGCGGCCGGCGACGTGAACACGCTCCTCCTCGACAAGACCGGCACGATCACCTACGGCAACCGCCGAGCCGACACCTTCGTACCGCTCGACGGCGTCCCGCACGCCCAGCTCGCCGACGCGGCCCAGCTCTCCTCGCTCGCCGACGGGACGCCGGAGGGCCGGTCCATCGTGGCGCTGGCGCAGGAGAAGTACGGGATCCGGGTGCGTACGGAGGGGGAGATGGGGGCCGCGCGCTGGGTGGCGTTCAGCGCGCAGACCCGTATGAGCGGGGTCGATCTGGCCTGGTCGGGCGGCTGCCTGGTACGTAAGGGAGCGGCCGGGGCGGTACGGGACTGGGTGACGCGGCTGGGCGGGCAGGTGCCGCCGGAGGCGGGCTGGATCGTGGACTCCATCGCGGCGGGCGGCGGTACGCCCCTGCTGGTGGCGGTCGCCGACCGGCACGGCGCGCGAGTGCTCGGCGCCGTACATCTCAAGGACGTGGTCAAGGAGGGCATCGCGCGCCGCTTCGCCGAACTGCGGACCATGGGCATCAAGACGGTGATGGTCACCGGCGACAACCCGCTGACCGCCCGGTCCATCGCCGCGGAGGCCGGCGTCGACGACTACATAGCGGAGGCCACACCCGAACAGAAGCTGGCGCGCATCCGGCAGGAGCAGGAGGGCGGCAACCTCGTCGCGATGACGGGCGACGGGACGAACGACGCGCCCGCGCTCGCCCAGGCGGACGTCGGCGTGGCCATGAACACCGGCACCTCGGCGGCCAAAGAGGCCGGCAACATGGTGGACCTGGACTCCAACCCGACCAAACTCATCGAGATCGTCGCCGTCGGCAAACAGCTGCTGATCACGCGTGGTGCGCTGACAACTTTCTCCATCTGTAACGACGTGGCGAAGTACTTCGCGATCGTGCCCGCCATGTTCTCCGCCGTCTACCCGGGGCTCGGCGCGCTCAACATCATGGGTCTGCACAGCCCCACCTCGGCCATCGCGTCGGCCATCATCTTCAACGCGCTGATCATCGTGGCGCTGATACCGCTGGCCCTGCGCGGCGTCCGCTACCAGCCGTCCTCCGCACACGCGCTGCTCCGCCGGAACCTGGGGGTGTACGGGCTCGGCGGATTGGTCGCTCCATTCCTCGGCATCAAGCTCATTGATCTGGTTCTTCAGCTTGTGCCGGGAATGTGA
- a CDS encoding nitroreductase/quinone reductase family protein, with protein sequence MPNSFNQSVIDEFRANEGKVGGPFEGGDLLLLTTTGAKSGKPYTTPLAYVREGDLLLVVGSNLGGPRDPDWYHNLLAHPQVRVELGTETYEAIAVPAEGERRDRLFAQVVRAAPGYADYQARTTRTLPVVVLEPAEPEYEEADGEVLHEVTTLADKLIQVHTWLRAQLRHVRAEAEAHLLARAAHQGPGEPPKPGLGLQIRQHCLAFCQSLEFHHTGEDAHVFPAVGRYHPELRPALDRLQDEHRTIARIQSDLLALLADIGNADPEQFRAELERMSEELLAHLTYEEEQVIPALAEVPWPPVAPVSAPMSAPVSAD encoded by the coding sequence ATGCCAAATTCCTTCAATCAATCGGTCATCGACGAATTCCGGGCCAATGAGGGGAAGGTCGGTGGCCCGTTCGAGGGCGGCGACCTGCTCCTGCTGACCACCACCGGCGCGAAGTCAGGCAAGCCGTACACCACGCCCCTCGCGTACGTTCGCGAAGGCGACCTGCTGCTGGTCGTCGGTTCCAACCTTGGTGGGCCCCGAGACCCCGACTGGTACCACAATCTACTCGCGCACCCGCAGGTGCGGGTGGAGTTGGGCACCGAGACCTACGAGGCGATCGCCGTGCCGGCCGAGGGCGAGCGCAGGGACCGGCTGTTCGCGCAGGTGGTACGGGCCGCCCCCGGATACGCCGACTACCAGGCCAGGACCACCCGCACCTTGCCGGTCGTGGTGCTGGAGCCCGCCGAGCCGGAGTACGAAGAGGCGGACGGCGAGGTGCTGCACGAGGTCACCACGCTCGCCGACAAGCTCATACAGGTGCACACGTGGTTGCGTGCGCAACTGCGGCACGTACGCGCCGAGGCCGAGGCCCATCTCCTGGCGCGGGCGGCACACCAGGGGCCGGGGGAACCACCGAAGCCGGGGCTCGGGCTGCAGATTCGGCAGCATTGCCTGGCGTTCTGCCAGAGCCTGGAGTTTCACCACACCGGCGAGGACGCACATGTGTTTCCCGCCGTTGGCCGCTACCACCCCGAACTGCGTCCGGCCCTGGACCGTTTGCAGGATGAGCACCGGACGATTGCCCGTATACAGAGCGACTTGCTCGCTCTGCTCGCCGACATCGGAAACGCCGACCCGGAACAATTCCGCGCCGAACTGGAGCGGATGTCGGAGGAGTTGCTGGCGCATCTCACGTATGAGGAGGAGCAGGTGATTCCGGCGCTGGCGGAGGTTCCTTGGCCGCCGGTGGCGCCGGTGTCGGCGCCGATGTCAGCGCCGGTGTCAGCGGATTAG
- a CDS encoding NAD-dependent malic enzyme, with product MGRQPRLPSVMSDPLTNRGTAFTAAERDRLGLVGRLPDAVLTLDQQARRAYEQLRRQPDDLAAYINLEQLHDRNEVLYYRLLTDHLTELLPIVYDPTVGEAIKTYSHEYRRPRGVFLSIDRPRDLRRSFEELELGADEVDLVVVTDAEQILGIGDWGVHGIQISVGKLAVYTAAAGIDPARCLAVVLDVGTDNETLLNDPLYLGVRHSRARGERYDAFVAAYLDTVSELYPDALLHFEDFGAGNARRFLERYGERYRMFNDDMQGTGAITLAAVRSALNVTGSRFGEQRVVVFGAGTAGVGIADQLREAMVRDGLDKDEATRRFWLVDRPGLLLDDMDGLRDYQRGYARPKGEVEDWAGGADRAGGDTGHAADQGIDLLTTVRNVRPTVLIGTSTVRGAFTRQVVEEMAQHVERPVIFPLSNPTEKIEAMPADLLRWTGGRALTTAGIPVDPVEVEGVRHVIGQANNALVYPGLGLGVVVSRAERLTPGMLLAAAEAVAGQVEGGGPGAPLLPQVENLRASSAAVAVAVVRAAVEEGVARVAPDDVVQAVQDAMWQPVYGETPRSSG from the coding sequence ATGGGCAGACAGCCGCGGCTGCCGTCGGTGATGAGCGATCCGCTGACCAATCGCGGAACCGCTTTCACCGCCGCCGAACGCGACCGCCTCGGCCTCGTCGGCCGGCTCCCCGACGCGGTGCTCACTCTGGACCAGCAGGCGCGGCGCGCGTACGAGCAGTTGCGGCGCCAGCCCGACGACCTGGCCGCGTACATCAATCTGGAGCAGCTCCACGACCGTAACGAGGTCCTGTACTACCGGCTGCTCACCGACCACCTGACCGAGCTGCTGCCCATCGTCTACGACCCGACCGTGGGCGAGGCGATCAAGACGTACAGCCACGAGTACCGGCGTCCGCGCGGCGTCTTCCTGTCCATCGACCGGCCGCGGGATCTACGGCGTTCGTTCGAGGAGCTGGAGCTCGGGGCGGACGAAGTGGACCTGGTGGTGGTCACGGACGCCGAGCAGATCCTCGGCATCGGCGACTGGGGCGTGCACGGCATCCAGATTTCCGTGGGCAAGCTGGCGGTGTACACGGCCGCCGCGGGCATCGACCCCGCGCGCTGCCTCGCGGTGGTCCTCGATGTCGGCACCGACAACGAGACGCTGCTCAACGATCCGCTCTACCTGGGCGTACGCCACAGCCGGGCGCGCGGCGAACGTTATGACGCGTTCGTCGCCGCGTACCTGGACACGGTTTCGGAGCTGTACCCGGACGCTCTGCTGCACTTCGAGGATTTCGGCGCGGGCAACGCCCGGCGTTTTCTGGAGCGGTACGGCGAGCGCTACCGGATGTTCAACGACGACATGCAGGGCACCGGCGCGATCACGCTCGCCGCCGTCCGGTCGGCGCTGAACGTCACCGGATCGCGGTTCGGCGAGCAGCGCGTCGTGGTGTTCGGGGCCGGTACGGCCGGTGTGGGCATCGCCGACCAGCTGCGCGAGGCAATGGTCCGCGACGGCCTGGACAAGGACGAGGCGACCCGCCGCTTCTGGCTCGTCGACCGTCCTGGCCTGCTGCTGGACGACATGGACGGCCTGCGCGACTACCAGCGCGGCTACGCGCGTCCGAAGGGGGAGGTCGAGGATTGGGCAGGTGGGGCAGACAGGGCAGGCGGTGATACGGGCCACGCCGCGGATCAGGGAATCGATCTGCTGACGACCGTACGGAACGTGCGCCCCACCGTCCTCATCGGCACCTCGACCGTACGCGGCGCCTTCACCCGGCAGGTGGTGGAGGAGATGGCACAGCACGTCGAGAGACCTGTCATTTTTCCACTTTCCAATCCCACCGAGAAGATCGAGGCGATGCCCGCCGACCTGCTGCGCTGGACCGGCGGCAGGGCGCTGACGACGGCGGGCATCCCGGTGGACCCCGTGGAGGTCGAAGGGGTACGGCACGTCATCGGCCAGGCCAACAACGCTCTCGTCTACCCGGGGTTGGGGCTGGGCGTGGTGGTGTCGCGCGCCGAGCGGCTGACGCCCGGCATGCTGCTGGCCGCCGCCGAGGCGGTCGCGGGGCAAGTGGAAGGCGGTGGGCCCGGGGCGCCGCTGCTGCCGCAGGTGGAAAATCTGCGCGCTTCCTCGGCGGCCGTCGCGGTGGCGGTGGTACGGGCAGCTGTCGAGGAAGGTGTCGCGCGCGTGGCTCCCGACGATGTCGTACAGGCGGTGCAGGACGCGATGTGGCAGCCGGTGTACGGAGAAACTCCGCGGTCGTCCGGTTGA
- a CDS encoding TetR/AcrR family transcriptional regulator — protein MSVRTEHPRRHGGGATSGAAPGHGAREAGHGLRRGATRRKLFDAAVTLIAEQGFSSTTVDEIAERAGVAKGTVYYNFASKNVLYEELLRDGIDLLATSLQEAADRAVRAEGGTRVDALDAMIRAGLDFIAGSPSLTQLYVAELWRTNRVWQPTLQSVRGRAVAVVESVLRDAVAVGELSEELDIPLTASALLGMVLVAALDWLSFQPHRSVEDVHASLSRLLQGRVSPMRPK, from the coding sequence GTGAGCGTGCGAACCGAGCACCCCCGCCGGCACGGGGGCGGCGCCACCAGCGGCGCCGCCCCCGGCCACGGGGCACGCGAAGCCGGCCACGGACTGCGCCGCGGCGCTACCCGGCGCAAGCTGTTCGACGCCGCGGTCACGCTCATCGCCGAACAGGGCTTCTCCTCCACGACCGTGGACGAGATCGCCGAGCGCGCCGGTGTCGCCAAGGGCACCGTCTACTACAACTTCGCCAGCAAGAACGTCCTCTACGAGGAACTGCTGCGGGACGGCATCGACCTGCTCGCCACCTCCCTCCAGGAGGCTGCCGACCGGGCCGTACGCGCGGAGGGCGGCACCCGGGTCGACGCGCTGGACGCGATGATCCGGGCCGGGCTGGACTTCATCGCCGGCTCGCCCTCCCTGACCCAGCTGTACGTGGCCGAGCTGTGGCGTACGAACCGGGTCTGGCAGCCGACGCTCCAGTCCGTACGGGGCCGGGCGGTCGCCGTCGTCGAGTCCGTACTGCGGGACGCCGTCGCCGTCGGCGAACTGAGCGAGGAGCTCGACATTCCCCTGACGGCGTCCGCGCTTCTCGGCATGGTGCTGGTGGCGGCGCTGGACTGGCTGTCGTTCCAGCCGCACCGCTCGGTGGAGGACGTGCACGCCTCCCTGTCCCGTCTGCTCCAGGGCCGGGTCAGCCCCATGCGGCCGAAATAA
- a CDS encoding YhgE/Pip domain-containing protein encodes MRSPKLAALELKRFGRGKLPRLGLVALMLIPLLYGALYLCSFWDPYANLDKIPVALVNDDKGATAGGKKIQAGDELVKNVKDSNTFNWEEVSASDAEKGVENGTYYLSLTVPKDFSERIASSSGDHPETGALQVRTNDANNYIVGSISKTIFSEIRAKTSAKSSREFFDKIFVSFSDLHDQTAKAADGANKLDDGLGKAKDGTDKLADGLGTAKDKNGELTDGLGKLGKGSGDLSKGAGTLRDKTGELSQGAGAVNKGAKDLNKGAGDLSKGAKKLDSGVATAGAKAKQLSDGAGQVAAGTKQLADKVNGIARQDLPFLKAHSKEIADKARVVADLSKALDDDLGKLPGNSAKAAAEARKNAEDAQAVYRESCGGSATGKVDCAKLKGVAAGSAVAADAAEKVNAIIARTDLQHLRTQLGDLHRGATMVAEKVPAIADNADTAIRQINELNAGAQKVSQGAGQFAQGIGALADGSGKLADGSGKLANGSGKLVDGTGKLADGSGKLANGAGDLANGAGQLHNKLGDAADGSGKIGDGLGQLEDGALDLKGGVYKLKDGSNQLAGGLNSGVDKIPDYDKKDRDARTEVMSNPVELASKSMHKAPNYGTGLAPYFIPLSLWVGAMVAYMLLAPLGKRALAAGAPGWRIALGSWLPAFAIGVVQVLALMAVLHWGLGLEMERAGATIGFLLLATAAFTAIIQFFGAQFGPAGRVLTLVVLMLQLTSAGGTYPVQTSPGFFGAIHPFLPMSYVVDGLRRLITGGDLGIVWQGSIVLAAFTVGALALTSLTARSRQVVRMKDLHPELSL; translated from the coding sequence ATGCGCTCGCCGAAGCTCGCCGCGCTTGAGCTCAAGCGCTTCGGCAGGGGCAAGCTCCCCCGGCTGGGCCTCGTCGCCCTGATGCTGATCCCGCTGCTGTACGGGGCGCTCTACCTGTGCTCGTTCTGGGACCCGTACGCGAACCTGGACAAGATCCCGGTCGCGCTCGTCAACGACGACAAGGGCGCCACCGCTGGTGGCAAGAAGATCCAGGCGGGCGACGAGCTCGTCAAGAACGTCAAGGACAGCAACACGTTCAACTGGGAGGAGGTCAGCGCCTCCGACGCCGAGAAGGGCGTCGAGAACGGTACGTACTACCTCTCCCTGACCGTCCCGAAGGACTTCAGCGAACGGATCGCCTCCAGCTCCGGCGACCACCCGGAGACGGGCGCGCTCCAGGTCCGTACGAACGACGCGAACAACTACATCGTCGGCTCGATCTCCAAGACGATCTTCTCGGAGATTCGCGCGAAGACGTCGGCGAAGTCGTCGCGGGAGTTCTTCGACAAGATTTTTGTGTCGTTCTCGGATCTGCACGACCAGACCGCGAAGGCCGCGGACGGCGCCAACAAGCTCGACGACGGCCTGGGCAAGGCCAAGGACGGTACGGACAAGCTCGCCGACGGCCTGGGTACGGCCAAGGACAAGAACGGTGAGCTGACGGATGGCTTGGGGAAGCTGGGCAAGGGGTCCGGCGACCTGAGCAAGGGCGCGGGGACGCTGCGCGACAAGACCGGTGAGCTGAGCCAGGGCGCGGGTGCCGTGAACAAGGGCGCCAAGGACCTCAACAAGGGCGCCGGCGACCTGAGCAAGGGCGCCAAGAAGCTCGACTCAGGTGTCGCCACCGCCGGTGCGAAAGCCAAGCAGCTCAGTGACGGCGCCGGCCAGGTGGCTGCCGGGACCAAGCAACTCGCTGACAAGGTCAACGGCATCGCCAGGCAGGACCTGCCCTTCCTCAAGGCGCACAGCAAGGAGATCGCCGACAAGGCACGCGTCGTCGCCGACCTCAGCAAGGCTCTCGACGACGACCTGGGCAAGCTGCCGGGGAATTCCGCCAAGGCTGCCGCCGAGGCGCGCAAGAACGCCGAAGACGCCCAGGCTGTCTACCGGGAGAGCTGCGGCGGCTCCGCCACCGGCAAGGTCGACTGCGCCAAGCTCAAGGGCGTCGCGGCCGGCAGCGCCGTGGCCGCCGATGCCGCGGAGAAGGTCAACGCCATCATCGCCAGGACGGACCTCCAGCACCTGCGTACTCAGCTTGGCGACCTGCACCGCGGGGCCACGATGGTCGCCGAGAAGGTTCCGGCGATCGCCGACAACGCGGACACCGCGATCCGTCAGATCAACGAACTGAATGCCGGCGCCCAGAAGGTCTCCCAGGGCGCGGGCCAGTTCGCCCAGGGCATCGGCGCACTCGCCGACGGCAGCGGCAAGCTCGCAGACGGCAGCGGCAAGCTCGCCAACGGCAGCGGCAAGCTCGTGGACGGTACGGGCAAGCTCGCAGACGGCAGCGGCAAGCTCGCCAACGGCGCCGGTGACCTCGCCAACGGCGCCGGTCAGCTCCACAACAAGCTCGGCGACGCGGCCGACGGCTCCGGAAAGATCGGTGACGGCCTCGGGCAGCTGGAGGACGGCGCGCTCGACCTCAAGGGCGGCGTCTACAAGCTGAAGGACGGCTCCAACCAGCTGGCCGGCGGTCTGAACAGCGGCGTGGACAAGATCCCCGACTACGACAAGAAGGACCGCGACGCCCGTACCGAGGTCATGTCCAACCCGGTCGAGCTGGCCTCGAAGTCGATGCACAAGGCGCCGAACTACGGCACCGGGCTCGCCCCATACTTCATTCCGCTGTCCCTGTGGGTCGGCGCGATGGTCGCGTACATGCTGCTCGCGCCGCTCGGCAAGCGGGCGCTCGCCGCGGGGGCGCCGGGCTGGCGGATCGCGCTGGGTTCCTGGCTGCCGGCCTTCGCCATCGGCGTCGTGCAGGTGCTGGCCCTGATGGCCGTCCTGCACTGGGGGCTCGGCCTGGAGATGGAGCGCGCGGGGGCCACCATCGGCTTCCTGCTGCTGGCGACGGCCGCGTTCACCGCGATCATCCAGTTCTTCGGTGCGCAGTTCGGTCCGGCGGGCCGTGTCCTGACGCTGGTCGTGCTGATGCTCCAGCTGACGTCGGCGGGCGGTACGTACCCGGTGCAGACCAGCCCCGGTTTCTTCGGCGCGATCCACCCGTTCCTGCCGATGAGTTATGTGGTGGACGGCCTGCGCCGGCTCATCACCGGCGGTGACCTGGGGATCGTGTGGCAGGGCTCCATCGTCCTGGCCGCGTTCACGGTCGGCGCGCTGGCGCTCACCTCGCTGACCGCGCGCAGCCGGCAGGTCGTACGGATGAAGGACCTGCACCCGGAACTGAGCCTGTGA
- a CDS encoding ATP-binding cassette domain-containing protein, which yields MDTTRQGAAVNARGIGVKGPRGWAFRDVHITAEPGSLIAVEGPSGSGRTCLLLALTGRMKLAEGHATVAGFPLPKRMGTVRSLTAIAHVPGIADLEPALTAGEHLEEQALLGRRMAGSLGARLPWGRRHKEATRARVDAALTAVGLDPATLPKGLRTAVRDMERIEALRLSVALAVMHGPRLLAIDDVDLKLSADERSQVWQMLRDLALNGTTVVASASTAPDDAIVVRTSPAAAQAPGDAAPTTSTTGQSGTTDIHEEEAAHALAEARRA from the coding sequence GTGGACACCACCCGCCAGGGGGCGGCGGTCAACGCCAGGGGAATCGGAGTGAAGGGCCCACGGGGGTGGGCGTTCAGAGACGTCCACATCACCGCGGAGCCGGGTTCACTGATCGCCGTCGAGGGCCCGTCCGGCTCCGGCCGCACCTGTCTCCTGCTCGCGCTCACCGGCCGTATGAAGCTCGCCGAAGGCCACGCCACGGTCGCCGGCTTCCCCCTCCCCAAGCGCATGGGAACGGTGCGCAGCCTGACCGCCATCGCGCACGTCCCCGGCATCGCCGACCTGGAACCGGCCCTGACCGCCGGGGAACACCTGGAGGAACAGGCCCTGTTGGGCCGCCGGATGGCCGGTTCGCTGGGCGCCCGGCTGCCGTGGGGCCGCCGCCACAAGGAGGCGACGCGGGCGCGCGTCGACGCCGCGCTGACGGCCGTCGGTCTCGACCCCGCGACGCTGCCGAAGGGACTGCGCACGGCGGTACGCGACATGGAGCGCATCGAGGCGCTGCGGCTGTCGGTCGCGCTGGCCGTCATGCACGGCCCGCGGCTGCTGGCCATCGACGACGTCGACCTCAAGCTGTCCGCCGACGAGCGTTCCCAGGTGTGGCAGATGCTGCGGGACCTGGCGCTGAACGGCACGACGGTGGTGGCCTCGGCCAGCACCGCTCCCGACGACGCGATCGTCGTCCGTACGTCGCCGGCCGCCGCGCAGGCGCCCGGCGACGCAGCCCCCACCACTTCGACCACCGGCCAGTCCGGTACGACCGACATCCACGAGGAGGAAGCAGCCCATGCGCTCGCCGAAGCTCGCCGCGCTTGA